The following proteins are co-located in the Hevea brasiliensis isolate MT/VB/25A 57/8 chromosome 11, ASM3005281v1, whole genome shotgun sequence genome:
- the LOC110648001 gene encoding probable ubiquitin-conjugating enzyme E2 24 isoform X2 codes for MDMLPSDSDWESFSDSGSELDFLYGGQAHSILSSLEQSLAKIDDFLSFERAFIHGDIVCPVADPSGQMGRVVNVKMYVDLENVHGKVIKNVDSKNLLKIRSMSVGDYVVHGPWMGRVDKVVDNVIIIFDDGTKCEVTAEDEEQLMPLSPNMLEDSIYPYYPGQRVQVRLSGVSKSTKWLCGAWKENRDVGTVYSVKAGLVYVNWLACAIVGCGLNMLAPHRLQDEKNLTLLPCFSHENWQLGDWCTLHVAGCKGMKEQMVFDAFDLEIIKEQYKIGKGFKRQDLCSNFEEVFIIVKTKTIVDVLWQDGGCSLGLDSQSLAPVNIVNAHEFWPGQFVLDKGACEDPHVSGNQKWGVVTAMDAKERTVRVKWKPANNVCANQVEETVSAYELVEHPDFSYCYGDIVFKNVEQADKHHLNKEISMGKEIDLEVQDCRRGQIDCPCHCYLSCIGYVTGFKDGDVEVTWASGIETKVAPNDIFRIDKYESSTTNSAMNEQNDGEMNMNQEMIDLDKQSFSLKGKDLPSSNGNSECKRHLWKSIPFLPQSTVGFFMSIAENIFGSIGSISLSGPLSFVSFPKDGNQSQTLEEKGIQENCDLCTEMQPLIPSEMQTFESTSLKLEVNHIQENKEQCLPTNKSVEKFMQFEMVGDCSDHHFIEDAGRGLAFSQVKRSWLKKVQEEWSNLEKNLPESIYVRIYEDRMNLLRAAIVGAPGTPYHDGLFFFDIYLPPEYPHEPPLVHYRSGGLRVNPNLYESGKVCLSLLNTWTGTGTEVWNPESSSVLQVLLSLQALVLNEKPYFNEAGFDKQIGRAEGEKNSVSYNENAFLMTWKSMLYLLRQPPKHFEALIEEHLRQRSQYILLACKAYMEGAPVAYPFGRGQIEHESQKGGSTGFKIMLAKLFPKLVEAFAAKGIDCSQFTELEQ; via the exons ATGGACATGCTCCCTAGTGATTCTGATTGGGAAAGTTTCAGTGACAGTGGCAGTGAGCTTGACTTTTTGTATGGTGGGCAGGCTCATTCCATTTTATCAAGCCTGGAGCAAAGCCTAGCCAAAATTGATGATTTCCTCTCATTTGAAAGGGCGTTTATACATGGGGACATTGTTTGTCCTGTTGCTGATCCATCAGGACAGATGGGCAGAGTTGTAAATGTTAAAATGTATGTTGACTTGGAAAATGTTCATGGAAAGGTCATAAAAAATGTTGATTCCAAGAATCTTCTAAAGATTCGCTCCATGTCAGTGGGAGATTATGTGGTTCATGGGCCATGGATGGGAAGGGTTGATAAAGTTGTTGACAATGTCATCATCATCTTTGATGACGGGACAAAGTGCGAGGTTACAGCAGAAGATGAAGAACAGCTCATGCCTCTTTCTCCAAACATGCTTGAAGATTCAATATACCCCTATTATCCAGGACAGAGAGTGCAGGTTAGACTTTCTGGTGTTTCTAAGTCCACTAAATGGTTATGTGGTGCTTGGAAGGAAAATCGGGATGTAGGGACTGTTTATTCTGTAAAAGCAGGTCTAGTGTATGTTAATTGGCTTGCCTGTGCTATTGTTGGTTGTGGTTTGAATATGCTTGCTCCTCATCGTTTGCAGGATGAGAAAAACCTGACTTTGTTGCCATGTTTTTCCCATGAAAATTGGCAGCTAGGTGACTGGTGTACACTTCATGTTGCTGGTTGTAAGGGTATGAAGGAGCAGATGGTTTTTGATGCATTTGACCTTGAGATCATTAAAGAGCAATATAAGATTGGAAAAGGGTTTAAGAGGCAAGATCTTTGCTCGAATTTTGAGGAAGTCTTTATCATTGTGAAGACAAAGACCATAGTTGATGTTTTGTGGCAGGATGGTGGCTGCTCATTGGGATTGGATTCACAATCTCTAGCCCCTGTAAATATTGTTAATGCTCATGAATTCTGGCCAGGGCAGTTTGTACTTGATAAGGGTGCTTGTGAAGACCCACATGTTTCTGGAAACCAAAAATGGGGTGTAGTGACTGCTATGGATGCGAAGGAACGGACTGTTAGAGTGAAATGGAAACCGGCTAATAATGTTTGTGCCAACCAGGTGGAGGAAACTGTGAGTGCTTATGAACTGGTTGAGCACCCAGATTTCTCTTATTGCTATGGGGATATTGTCTTTAAAAATGTTGAACAGGCTGATAAGCATCATCTGAACAAAGAGATTAGCATGGGCAAAGAAATTGATCTTGAAGTCCAGGACTGTAGAAGAGGTCAGATTGATTGTCCTTGTCATTGTTACTTGTCCTGTATTGGCTATGTTACTGGCTTCAAAGATGGTGATGTTGAGGTGACGTGGGCTTCTGGAATTGAAACCAAG GTTGCACCTAATGACATTTTTCGAATTGATAAATATGAAAGTTCAACTACAAATTCTGCGATGAACGAACAAAATGatggtgaaatgaatatgaatcaAGAGATGATTGATCTTGACAAACAATCCTTTAGCTTGAAAGGAAAG GACTTGCCAAGTTCCAATGGCAACAGTGAGTGCAAAAGGCACCTGTGGAAGTCTATTCCCTTCCTTCCTCAGTCCACTGTTGGATTTTTCATGAGCATTGCAGAAAATATATTTGGATCCATTGGTTCGATATCACTGTCTGGCCCATTATCATTTGTTTCTTTTCCTAAAGATGGTAATCAATCTCAGACTCTTGAAGAGAAAGGAATACAGGAAAACTGTGATCTCTGCACAGAGATGCAACCTCTGATACCAAGTGAGATGCAGACATTTGAAAGTACAAGTTTAAAGCTGGAAGTCAACCATATTCAAGAGAATAAAGAACAATGTTTACCCACCAACAAGAGTGTAGAAAAGTTCATGCAATTTGAAATGGTTGGTGATTGCTCTGACCACCACTTTATTGAAGATGCAGGCAGGGGATTGGCATTCTCTCAG GTGAAAAGAAGTTGGTTGAAGAAGGTCCAAGAAGAATGGAGTAACCTAGAGAAAAATCTTCCTG AATCAATATATGTCCGTATCTATGAGGACAGAATGAATCTCCTTCGAGCAGCCATTGTTGGTGCACCTGGAACTCCATATCATGATGGGctatttttctttgatatataTCTTCCTCCGGAGTATCCTCATGAACCCCCT TTGGTGCACTACCGTTCCGGTGGGCTTCGTGTCAATCCAAATTTATATGAGTCTGGAAAGGTCTGCCTGAGTCTCCTCAATACATGGACAGGCACAGGCACTGAAGTGTGGAATCCAGAGAGCTCCAGTGTTCTGCAAGTTCTTCTCTCCCTCCAGGCCCTTGTGCTTAATGAAAAGCCTTATTTCAATGAGGCTGGATTTGATAAGCAGATAGGAAGAGCTGAGGGAGAGAAAAACTCTGTTAGCTATAATGAAAATGCATTCCTCATGACCTGGAAGTCCATGCTTTACTTACTTCGCCAGCCACCAAAG CATTTTGAGGCACTCATAGAGGAGCACTTGAGGCAACGATCGCAATATATTCTATTGGCTTGTAAAGCATATATGGAAGGAGCTCCAGTAGCATACCCATTTGGACGTGGACAGATTGAGCATGAAAGTCAAAAGGGCGGTTCTACAGGTTTCAAAATCATGCTTGCTAAACTCTTCCCAAAACTTGTGGAGGCATTTGCTGCTAAAGGAATTGATTGCAGCCAATTCACAGAGCTAGAGCAGTGA
- the LOC110648001 gene encoding probable ubiquitin-conjugating enzyme E2 24 isoform X1 produces the protein MDMLPSDSDWESFSDSGSELDFLYGGQAHSILSSLEQSLAKIDDFLSFERAFIHGDIVCPVADPSGQMGRVVNVKMYVDLENVHGKVIKNVDSKNLLKIRSMSVGDYVVHGPWMGRVDKVVDNVIIIFDDGTKCEVTAEDEEQLMPLSPNMLEDSIYPYYPGQRVQVRLSGVSKSTKWLCGAWKENRDVGTVYSVKAGLVYVNWLACAIVGCGLNMLAPHRLQDEKNLTLLPCFSHENWQLGDWCTLHVAGCKGMKEQMVFDAFDLEIIKEQYKIGKGFKRQDLCSNFEEVFIIVKTKTIVDVLWQDGGCSLGLDSQSLAPVNIVNAHEFWPGQFVLDKGACEDPHVSGNQKWGVVTAMDAKERTVRVKWKPANNVCANQVEETVSAYELVEHPDFSYCYGDIVFKNVEQADKHHLNKEISMGKEIDLEVQDCRRGQIDCPCHCYLSCIGYVTGFKDGDVEVTWASGIETKVAPNDIFRIDKYESSTTNSAMNEQNDGEMNMNQEMIDLDKQSFSLKGKYHSQDLPSSNGNSECKRHLWKSIPFLPQSTVGFFMSIAENIFGSIGSISLSGPLSFVSFPKDGNQSQTLEEKGIQENCDLCTEMQPLIPSEMQTFESTSLKLEVNHIQENKEQCLPTNKSVEKFMQFEMVGDCSDHHFIEDAGRGLAFSQVKRSWLKKVQEEWSNLEKNLPESIYVRIYEDRMNLLRAAIVGAPGTPYHDGLFFFDIYLPPEYPHEPPLVHYRSGGLRVNPNLYESGKVCLSLLNTWTGTGTEVWNPESSSVLQVLLSLQALVLNEKPYFNEAGFDKQIGRAEGEKNSVSYNENAFLMTWKSMLYLLRQPPKHFEALIEEHLRQRSQYILLACKAYMEGAPVAYPFGRGQIEHESQKGGSTGFKIMLAKLFPKLVEAFAAKGIDCSQFTELEQ, from the exons ATGGACATGCTCCCTAGTGATTCTGATTGGGAAAGTTTCAGTGACAGTGGCAGTGAGCTTGACTTTTTGTATGGTGGGCAGGCTCATTCCATTTTATCAAGCCTGGAGCAAAGCCTAGCCAAAATTGATGATTTCCTCTCATTTGAAAGGGCGTTTATACATGGGGACATTGTTTGTCCTGTTGCTGATCCATCAGGACAGATGGGCAGAGTTGTAAATGTTAAAATGTATGTTGACTTGGAAAATGTTCATGGAAAGGTCATAAAAAATGTTGATTCCAAGAATCTTCTAAAGATTCGCTCCATGTCAGTGGGAGATTATGTGGTTCATGGGCCATGGATGGGAAGGGTTGATAAAGTTGTTGACAATGTCATCATCATCTTTGATGACGGGACAAAGTGCGAGGTTACAGCAGAAGATGAAGAACAGCTCATGCCTCTTTCTCCAAACATGCTTGAAGATTCAATATACCCCTATTATCCAGGACAGAGAGTGCAGGTTAGACTTTCTGGTGTTTCTAAGTCCACTAAATGGTTATGTGGTGCTTGGAAGGAAAATCGGGATGTAGGGACTGTTTATTCTGTAAAAGCAGGTCTAGTGTATGTTAATTGGCTTGCCTGTGCTATTGTTGGTTGTGGTTTGAATATGCTTGCTCCTCATCGTTTGCAGGATGAGAAAAACCTGACTTTGTTGCCATGTTTTTCCCATGAAAATTGGCAGCTAGGTGACTGGTGTACACTTCATGTTGCTGGTTGTAAGGGTATGAAGGAGCAGATGGTTTTTGATGCATTTGACCTTGAGATCATTAAAGAGCAATATAAGATTGGAAAAGGGTTTAAGAGGCAAGATCTTTGCTCGAATTTTGAGGAAGTCTTTATCATTGTGAAGACAAAGACCATAGTTGATGTTTTGTGGCAGGATGGTGGCTGCTCATTGGGATTGGATTCACAATCTCTAGCCCCTGTAAATATTGTTAATGCTCATGAATTCTGGCCAGGGCAGTTTGTACTTGATAAGGGTGCTTGTGAAGACCCACATGTTTCTGGAAACCAAAAATGGGGTGTAGTGACTGCTATGGATGCGAAGGAACGGACTGTTAGAGTGAAATGGAAACCGGCTAATAATGTTTGTGCCAACCAGGTGGAGGAAACTGTGAGTGCTTATGAACTGGTTGAGCACCCAGATTTCTCTTATTGCTATGGGGATATTGTCTTTAAAAATGTTGAACAGGCTGATAAGCATCATCTGAACAAAGAGATTAGCATGGGCAAAGAAATTGATCTTGAAGTCCAGGACTGTAGAAGAGGTCAGATTGATTGTCCTTGTCATTGTTACTTGTCCTGTATTGGCTATGTTACTGGCTTCAAAGATGGTGATGTTGAGGTGACGTGGGCTTCTGGAATTGAAACCAAG GTTGCACCTAATGACATTTTTCGAATTGATAAATATGAAAGTTCAACTACAAATTCTGCGATGAACGAACAAAATGatggtgaaatgaatatgaatcaAGAGATGATTGATCTTGACAAACAATCCTTTAGCTTGAAAGGAAAG TACCATTCTCAGGACTTGCCAAGTTCCAATGGCAACAGTGAGTGCAAAAGGCACCTGTGGAAGTCTATTCCCTTCCTTCCTCAGTCCACTGTTGGATTTTTCATGAGCATTGCAGAAAATATATTTGGATCCATTGGTTCGATATCACTGTCTGGCCCATTATCATTTGTTTCTTTTCCTAAAGATGGTAATCAATCTCAGACTCTTGAAGAGAAAGGAATACAGGAAAACTGTGATCTCTGCACAGAGATGCAACCTCTGATACCAAGTGAGATGCAGACATTTGAAAGTACAAGTTTAAAGCTGGAAGTCAACCATATTCAAGAGAATAAAGAACAATGTTTACCCACCAACAAGAGTGTAGAAAAGTTCATGCAATTTGAAATGGTTGGTGATTGCTCTGACCACCACTTTATTGAAGATGCAGGCAGGGGATTGGCATTCTCTCAG GTGAAAAGAAGTTGGTTGAAGAAGGTCCAAGAAGAATGGAGTAACCTAGAGAAAAATCTTCCTG AATCAATATATGTCCGTATCTATGAGGACAGAATGAATCTCCTTCGAGCAGCCATTGTTGGTGCACCTGGAACTCCATATCATGATGGGctatttttctttgatatataTCTTCCTCCGGAGTATCCTCATGAACCCCCT TTGGTGCACTACCGTTCCGGTGGGCTTCGTGTCAATCCAAATTTATATGAGTCTGGAAAGGTCTGCCTGAGTCTCCTCAATACATGGACAGGCACAGGCACTGAAGTGTGGAATCCAGAGAGCTCCAGTGTTCTGCAAGTTCTTCTCTCCCTCCAGGCCCTTGTGCTTAATGAAAAGCCTTATTTCAATGAGGCTGGATTTGATAAGCAGATAGGAAGAGCTGAGGGAGAGAAAAACTCTGTTAGCTATAATGAAAATGCATTCCTCATGACCTGGAAGTCCATGCTTTACTTACTTCGCCAGCCACCAAAG CATTTTGAGGCACTCATAGAGGAGCACTTGAGGCAACGATCGCAATATATTCTATTGGCTTGTAAAGCATATATGGAAGGAGCTCCAGTAGCATACCCATTTGGACGTGGACAGATTGAGCATGAAAGTCAAAAGGGCGGTTCTACAGGTTTCAAAATCATGCTTGCTAAACTCTTCCCAAAACTTGTGGAGGCATTTGCTGCTAAAGGAATTGATTGCAGCCAATTCACAGAGCTAGAGCAGTGA
- the LOC110648001 gene encoding probable ubiquitin-conjugating enzyme E2 24 isoform X3, whose amino-acid sequence MDMLPSDSDWESFSDSGSELDFLYGGQAHSILSSLEQSLAKIDDFLSFERAFIHGDIVCPVADPSGQMGRVVNVKMYVDLENVHGKVIKNVDSKNLLKIRSMSVGDYVVHGPWMGRVDKVVDNVIIIFDDGTKCEVTAEDEEQLMPLSPNMLEDSIYPYYPGQRVQLGDWCTLHVAGCKGMKEQMVFDAFDLEIIKEQYKIGKGFKRQDLCSNFEEVFIIVKTKTIVDVLWQDGGCSLGLDSQSLAPVNIVNAHEFWPGQFVLDKGACEDPHVSGNQKWGVVTAMDAKERTVRVKWKPANNVCANQVEETVSAYELVEHPDFSYCYGDIVFKNVEQADKHHLNKEISMGKEIDLEVQDCRRGQIDCPCHCYLSCIGYVTGFKDGDVEVTWASGIETKVAPNDIFRIDKYESSTTNSAMNEQNDGEMNMNQEMIDLDKQSFSLKGKYHSQDLPSSNGNSECKRHLWKSIPFLPQSTVGFFMSIAENIFGSIGSISLSGPLSFVSFPKDGNQSQTLEEKGIQENCDLCTEMQPLIPSEMQTFESTSLKLEVNHIQENKEQCLPTNKSVEKFMQFEMVGDCSDHHFIEDAGRGLAFSQVKRSWLKKVQEEWSNLEKNLPESIYVRIYEDRMNLLRAAIVGAPGTPYHDGLFFFDIYLPPEYPHEPPLVHYRSGGLRVNPNLYESGKVCLSLLNTWTGTGTEVWNPESSSVLQVLLSLQALVLNEKPYFNEAGFDKQIGRAEGEKNSVSYNENAFLMTWKSMLYLLRQPPKHFEALIEEHLRQRSQYILLACKAYMEGAPVAYPFGRGQIEHESQKGGSTGFKIMLAKLFPKLVEAFAAKGIDCSQFTELEQ is encoded by the exons ATGGACATGCTCCCTAGTGATTCTGATTGGGAAAGTTTCAGTGACAGTGGCAGTGAGCTTGACTTTTTGTATGGTGGGCAGGCTCATTCCATTTTATCAAGCCTGGAGCAAAGCCTAGCCAAAATTGATGATTTCCTCTCATTTGAAAGGGCGTTTATACATGGGGACATTGTTTGTCCTGTTGCTGATCCATCAGGACAGATGGGCAGAGTTGTAAATGTTAAAATGTATGTTGACTTGGAAAATGTTCATGGAAAGGTCATAAAAAATGTTGATTCCAAGAATCTTCTAAAGATTCGCTCCATGTCAGTGGGAGATTATGTGGTTCATGGGCCATGGATGGGAAGGGTTGATAAAGTTGTTGACAATGTCATCATCATCTTTGATGACGGGACAAAGTGCGAGGTTACAGCAGAAGATGAAGAACAGCTCATGCCTCTTTCTCCAAACATGCTTGAAGATTCAATATACCCCTATTATCCAGGACAGAGAGTGCAG CTAGGTGACTGGTGTACACTTCATGTTGCTGGTTGTAAGGGTATGAAGGAGCAGATGGTTTTTGATGCATTTGACCTTGAGATCATTAAAGAGCAATATAAGATTGGAAAAGGGTTTAAGAGGCAAGATCTTTGCTCGAATTTTGAGGAAGTCTTTATCATTGTGAAGACAAAGACCATAGTTGATGTTTTGTGGCAGGATGGTGGCTGCTCATTGGGATTGGATTCACAATCTCTAGCCCCTGTAAATATTGTTAATGCTCATGAATTCTGGCCAGGGCAGTTTGTACTTGATAAGGGTGCTTGTGAAGACCCACATGTTTCTGGAAACCAAAAATGGGGTGTAGTGACTGCTATGGATGCGAAGGAACGGACTGTTAGAGTGAAATGGAAACCGGCTAATAATGTTTGTGCCAACCAGGTGGAGGAAACTGTGAGTGCTTATGAACTGGTTGAGCACCCAGATTTCTCTTATTGCTATGGGGATATTGTCTTTAAAAATGTTGAACAGGCTGATAAGCATCATCTGAACAAAGAGATTAGCATGGGCAAAGAAATTGATCTTGAAGTCCAGGACTGTAGAAGAGGTCAGATTGATTGTCCTTGTCATTGTTACTTGTCCTGTATTGGCTATGTTACTGGCTTCAAAGATGGTGATGTTGAGGTGACGTGGGCTTCTGGAATTGAAACCAAG GTTGCACCTAATGACATTTTTCGAATTGATAAATATGAAAGTTCAACTACAAATTCTGCGATGAACGAACAAAATGatggtgaaatgaatatgaatcaAGAGATGATTGATCTTGACAAACAATCCTTTAGCTTGAAAGGAAAG TACCATTCTCAGGACTTGCCAAGTTCCAATGGCAACAGTGAGTGCAAAAGGCACCTGTGGAAGTCTATTCCCTTCCTTCCTCAGTCCACTGTTGGATTTTTCATGAGCATTGCAGAAAATATATTTGGATCCATTGGTTCGATATCACTGTCTGGCCCATTATCATTTGTTTCTTTTCCTAAAGATGGTAATCAATCTCAGACTCTTGAAGAGAAAGGAATACAGGAAAACTGTGATCTCTGCACAGAGATGCAACCTCTGATACCAAGTGAGATGCAGACATTTGAAAGTACAAGTTTAAAGCTGGAAGTCAACCATATTCAAGAGAATAAAGAACAATGTTTACCCACCAACAAGAGTGTAGAAAAGTTCATGCAATTTGAAATGGTTGGTGATTGCTCTGACCACCACTTTATTGAAGATGCAGGCAGGGGATTGGCATTCTCTCAG GTGAAAAGAAGTTGGTTGAAGAAGGTCCAAGAAGAATGGAGTAACCTAGAGAAAAATCTTCCTG AATCAATATATGTCCGTATCTATGAGGACAGAATGAATCTCCTTCGAGCAGCCATTGTTGGTGCACCTGGAACTCCATATCATGATGGGctatttttctttgatatataTCTTCCTCCGGAGTATCCTCATGAACCCCCT TTGGTGCACTACCGTTCCGGTGGGCTTCGTGTCAATCCAAATTTATATGAGTCTGGAAAGGTCTGCCTGAGTCTCCTCAATACATGGACAGGCACAGGCACTGAAGTGTGGAATCCAGAGAGCTCCAGTGTTCTGCAAGTTCTTCTCTCCCTCCAGGCCCTTGTGCTTAATGAAAAGCCTTATTTCAATGAGGCTGGATTTGATAAGCAGATAGGAAGAGCTGAGGGAGAGAAAAACTCTGTTAGCTATAATGAAAATGCATTCCTCATGACCTGGAAGTCCATGCTTTACTTACTTCGCCAGCCACCAAAG CATTTTGAGGCACTCATAGAGGAGCACTTGAGGCAACGATCGCAATATATTCTATTGGCTTGTAAAGCATATATGGAAGGAGCTCCAGTAGCATACCCATTTGGACGTGGACAGATTGAGCATGAAAGTCAAAAGGGCGGTTCTACAGGTTTCAAAATCATGCTTGCTAAACTCTTCCCAAAACTTGTGGAGGCATTTGCTGCTAAAGGAATTGATTGCAGCCAATTCACAGAGCTAGAGCAGTGA
- the LOC110648000 gene encoding callose synthase 11-like, whose protein sequence is MSRGPTAPTLARNDFHEPPPPFLDVYNIIPIHDLLSDHPSLRYPEVRAAAAALGDVSSLSRPPFVTRDLHMDLMDWLEVLFGFQSDNVQNQREHLVLHLANSQMRQKPPPTIPDELDLKVLRRFRSKLLSNYTSWCSYVGQKSQLALSKRNNNSNELRRELLYVALYLLIWGESGDLRFMPECICYIYHHMAMELNQVLDEWTDPNTGRPFLPSIYGDYAFLKSIVMPFYQTIKTEVDSGNNGTKPHSAWRNYDDVNEFFWSRRCFRKLGWPINFGSNYFATVAKSRRIGKTGFVQQRSFWNVFRSFDKLWVLLILFLQASFIVAWEGNKYPWQALERRDAQVKLLTCFITWGGLRFLLSILDAGSQYSLVSRDTMLLGLRMVSKCMVALTWTIVFGVFYASIWSAKNSAGFWSDDANHRIVTFLEAVFVFVIPELLALVFFVVPWIRNALEELDWSILYVLT, encoded by the coding sequence ATGAGTCGGGGACCTACTGCACCCACACTTGCCCGCAATGACTTCCACGAGCCACCACCTCCATTTCTGGACGTTTACAACATAATCCCTATCCATGACCTCCTATCTGACCATCCGTCCCTCCGGTACCCTGAGGTGCGAGCCGCCGCCGCCGCCTTAGGAGACGTCAGTAGCCTGTCGAGGCCGCCGTTTGTTACTCGGGACCTGCACATGGACTTGATGGACTGGTTGGAAGTGCTCTTCGGGTTTCAAAGTGACAACGTGCAGAACCAGAGAGAGCACCTGGTGCTCCACCTAGCCAATTCCCAAATGCGGCAGAAACCGCCCCCGACAATTCCTGACGAACTGGACCTGAAAGTTCTTCGTCGTTTCCGGAGTAAGTTATTGAGTAACTACACCTCTTGGTGCTCCTATGTAGGCCAGAAATCCCAGCTAGCTCTTTCTAAGCGCAACAATAACAGCAATGAGCTCCGGCGTGAGCTGTTGTATGTTGCTCTCTACCTTCTAATATGGGGGGAATCAGGTGATCTCCGGTTCATGCCCGAGTGTATATGCTATATATATCACCACATGGCCATGGAACTAAATCAGGTTCTTGACGAATGGACTGACCCCAACACTGGTAGGCCATTTTTGCCTTCAATATATGGTGATTATGCGTTTTTGAAGTCTATTGTTATGCCCTTTTACCAAACCATAAAGACTGAAGTTGATAGTGGTAACAATGGGACCAAACCGCATTCGGCTTGGAGGAATTATGATGATGTAAATGAGTTCTTTTGGAGCAGGAGGTGTTTTAGGAAGCTGGGATGGCCTATTAATTTTGGGAGTAATTATTTTGCTACGGTTGCGAAGAGTAGGAGAATAGGCAAGACTGGATTTGTGCAGCAGAGGTCGTTTTGGAATGTGTTTAGGAGTTTTGATAAGCTCTGGGTTTTGCTGATTTTGTTTTTGCAGGCTAGTTTTATCGTTGCTTGGGAGGGTAATAAGTATCCGTGGCAGGCACTGGAGAGGCGTGATGCGCAGGTTAAGCTATTGACTTGTTTCATTACATGGGGTGGGCTTCGATTTTTGCTATCTATTCTTGATGCAGGGAGTCAGTATAGCTTGGTTTCTAGGGACACAATGTTGCTAGGGTTGAGGATGGTGTCAAAATGTATGGTTGCTTTGACATGGACTATTGTGTTTGGGGTGTTCTACGCAAGTATTTGGAGTGCAAAGAATTCTGCGGGCTTTTGGTCTGATGATGCAAATCATAGAATTGTCACATTTCTCGAGGCTGTCTTTGTGTTTGTTATCCCTGAGCTGCTGGCTTTGGTGTTTTTTGTAGTTCCTTGGATTAGGAATGCACTTGAGGAATTGGACTGGAGTATTTTGTATGTGTTGACATAG